ATACTTCTTCGCCCAATAGCTGTCTTGTTCTTGATATAGTGGAATGCCAAGGCAACTCTTCATTCAAGTCGTAACCTAAAAACAATCGCACATCTAAGCAGTTGCTGCAATAGCGAAGCAAAGCCCTGTCGCTGTTGATATTGTTCAAATAGCCAACTAATAATATCTTAAAGAAAACTACCGGATCAATGCTCTGCTGACCTTCTGTACCATAGTATTTTTTGGTTTCGGAATATAAAAATCCAAACTCTAATTCACGGTTTACTTTGCGGTAGAAATTGTCTTGAGGAACCAAGCCGTCTAAGCTGAGTTCGTAAAAGAGTTGCGGATTGAATTTTTTATGTCCCTGCATAGTGCAAAAATATACATATTTAACTAATTATCAAATTGTTATGACATTTTTTGTATTCTAATTTTTATTTTACTTTTGAGTCGTGCAACAGGTACATCGTATTGGCAATAGTGGGGCTGACAGTTGTAAACTCGACATTTGTATTTCTATTGTGCATTTGTACAAATATTGAGCTGAAGTTTTTCAAATGCCCCACCATCGCCAATACGTAAACCGTTATGCCTCATTGTAAAAAAGCCGACCGCACATTCAAGCACATTTGGTTTTTTGCCGACACGCAAAGTTCAAACTAAAAAACCAAAAGAGCTTGAATTTTACCTACGCTCGATAAAATAATATTTGTAACTTTGCGTTGTTGAATTTATGACAAGACAAATTTCCATATTGCTGATTATGATGCTTGGTTTCTTTCTGACACCAACATTAACCTATGCTTGTGGAAAAAAGACTGAAAAAACAGAAAAATCTTGTTGCGAGAAAAGCACTTCACAAACAGGTAATTCGAAAGACTGTTGCAAAAAAAGTCATTCACAAGATGACAAAAACGATGACGACTGTAACGGACAATGTGGAAATTCATCTTGCCATTGCCCAACTATAAACATCACTATTGCACTACCTATTTTTCCCGAACTGAAACATAGCGTTTTCTACGCTAAAAAACTGAATTTCTTCTATACAGAAACCTACATCTCTTCGGGTTTCCGTTCTATTTGGCAACCGCCAAAAATAAGCTAAATTCTTGACTTAACAGCCATAGGACTGTTCTGTTGAAAGCAAAATAAATGCTTTCAGAATTAGTATATTAATAAAAATTAGAAATTTCAATAATTAAACGGAGTTCACAAATTCCGCTTCTCAAAATGTTATCATTATGAGTAAATCATTAAAATATTTAATGACCGCATTGGTAATGCTGTCATTCGGAGTTAGTAATGCTCAAATTAAAAACTCAAAAACTGAAACACACGACCATTCAAACCATACGGCAACAACCGAAAAGCAGGAAATAAACCAACTAAAAGCTGTTTTTGAAGGTTATTTTGCCGTAAAAGATGCTTTGGTAAAAGCCGATGCAGGTACTTCATCTACAAAAGCTGCAGAATTGCTAAAAGCTATCAAAGCGGTAGAGATGACCAAACTTTCGACTGACGAACATACAGTTTGGATGAAAGTAATGAAAGATTTAACGGCAAATACCGAAAAGATGGCTACTTCCAAAGATATTACCAAACAAAGAGAAGCCTTTGTCATTCTATCAACGAATATTTATGAATTGGCAAAAGTGTCTAGGAAGGATGCCCCGATTTACTACCAACATTGTCCAATGGCAAACGGTGGCAATGGCGCAAATTGGTTAAGTAAAGAAAATGCAATCAAAAATCCGTATTACGGTTCAAAAATGTTGACTTGCGGTAGCACAGTAGAAACATTAAAGTAATTGTTAACACTTTTAAATCAATGAAACGATGAAAAAATATACTTGCCCGATGCACCTACAGGTGATAAAGGACGAACCGGGTAAATGTCCGCTTTGCAGAATGGATTTAGTGCCGATGGGTAGCTCTAAAAATCAATCGAACATTCATCACACACACAAAGAACATTCTAATCATAGCCATCATTCAGAAAATGGCTATAACAAACACGAAGGACACCATACAAGTGATTTTATGAAACGCTTTTGGATATCGCTGATATTGACTATTCCAATCCTTTTGCTTTCAGAAATGATACAACTTTGGATAGGATTTCATATTTCTTTTTCGGGAGATAAATATGTGTTGCTAACGTTGGGAACAGCCATTTATATCTATGGAGGAATGCCCTTTCTTAGAGGAATGATTGGCGAAATCAAAGCCAAAGCCATAGGAATGATGACACTTGTTGCCATAGCCATATCTGTTGCTTACATCTATTCCGTTGCTGTTGTTTTTGGCTTGCAGGGTATGGACTTTTTCTGGGAATTGGCAACGCTTATTGTCATTATGCTTTTGGGACATTGGTTAGAGATGCGTTCTCAAATGGCAGCATCAAAGGCATTACAATCTTTAGTAGCCTTATTACCAAACGATGTTACCGTAGAGCGTAACGGTGAAGCAATAAGAATAAAACTCGAAGAACTGAAAAATGGCGAAAAGGTTATCATTAAACCTGGCGAAAAAATTCCTGCGGACGGATTAGTAATTGAAGGATTTTCTTCTGTAAACGAAAGTATGCTTACGGGAGAAAGTATTCCCGTAAAAAAAGAAGTGGATGGAAAAGTAATTGCGGGTTCTATCAATGGTGACGGTGCGTTGAAGATAAAAACAACTGGCGTTGGAAAAGACAGTTATCTCAATAAGGTAATCAATCTAGTTCAAGCTGCACAGGAAGCAAAATCCAATACGCAAAATCTTGCCGACAAAGTAGCCAAATGGCTTACTTTCATCGCCATTGCCATTGGAATTAGCACCTTCATTTATTGGTATAGCAGTAGTGGCGATATTGCTTTTGCTTTAGAAAGAATGGTTACGGTGATGGTAACGGCTTGTCCTCACGCATTAGGGGTAGCTATACCGTTAGTAGTTGCTATCTCCACAACGCTTTCGGCAACCAACGGTTTACTTATTCGCAACCGAACTGCATTTGAAACCACACGAAAATTATCTACTGTTATTTTTGACAAAACAGGAACACTTACCGAAGGTTCTCACAGGGTGGAAAATATCTTTCCAATGACAGATAAATATTCTGCGAATGAAATTATTCAATATGCAGCAGCTATTCAGCAAAATTCAGAACATCATATTGCAAAAGGTGTGATGCAGACGTTAAAAGAGAAGAATCTTACTTTATGGAAGTCTGAAAACTTTAACTATATGCAAGGTATTGGTGTGAGAGGGGGTGTAAATGGAAAGGAAGTTGTAGCAGCAGGACCAAATTATTTCAAAGAGAATAATCATACAATTCCTGAAATTCCAAAAGAAATCAATCAACATTCTGAAACCGTAAATTTTGTTTTAATAGATAATGAGATAATTGGGATCATTACTTTGGCTGACAGTATTCGTGAAGGCTCTCAACAGGCAATTGACGAATTGCGAAAAATGATTATCAAATCATTTTTGCTCACAGGCGATAATGAGTATATAGCCAAAGCTGTTGCTGATAAATTAGGTATGGATGGTTATTTAGCAAATGTACTTCCCCATCAAAAACAGGAAAAAGTAAAAGAGTTTCAGGCGAAAGGCGAAATCGTAGCAATGACAGGTGATGGTGTAAACGATGCACCAGCTCTGGCACAAGCAGATGTGGGGATTGCCGTAGGTTCAGGTACAGATGTGGCTGCCGAAACAGCCGATATAATTTTGGTAAATAGTAATCCCGAAGATGTAGTAAAATTGATTGATTTCGGCAAACGGACTTATAAAAAAATGGTTCAAAATCTTATCTGGGCAGTAGGCTACAACATTATTGCTATTCCGCTTGCAGCAGGTGTTCTCTACCCGAATTTTGTTTTAAGTCCCGCTATGGGTGCAGTATTGATGAGCCTAAGCACTATTATAGTGGCATTTAATGCCACACTTTTAAAATTAAGTAAAAATAAACAACATTAAAAATTTAGAAAAATGAAAAATATTAAAATTCAAATTATAGCATTGGTTCTTATAGCAGCCACAGTCGTTTCTTGCAATAATTCTTCAAATAAGGAGGATTCAGCCGTTGATACAACAAGCGTAACATCTGAAAAAACAGAAGTCAGAAAAGATGGAATTGCACCAATTTTATCAGGCTATCTGGCATTGAATAATGCACTTGCATCCGATGACAGCAAAGCTGCTGCCGAAGCCGGAAAAAGAATTCTTGACGGTTTGGAAAATGTGGACATGAATAGCATTGCTGCCAACAAAATGAAGCAGTTTATGGAATTAGCTGCTGATGTAAAAGAAAACGCAGAACATATTCGCGACAATGCAGGTAAAATTGACCACCAAAGAGAGCATTTAGAGTTTTTAAGTAAAGACATACTGGACCTGATTACTCTTTTCGGTGCGCCCCAAAAGCTGTATCAAATCCATTGTCCAATGGCAAGTAATGAAAAAGGGGCAGATTGGATAAGCGATAGCAAAGAAGTTAAAAATCCTTATTTCGGAAATGCCATGTTGGGCTGTGGAGAAGTGGTAAAAGAGTTTGACCAGTTATAGCTTTCACTAACTATAAAAACGTATGTTATGCTGAACAAATTCATTAATTACTTTCTAAATAACAGGGTAGTTACCCTGTTATTGTTACTCACCGTGCTGATATGGGGTTTGGTAACTGCACCTTTTAACTGGCACCAAAATCTGTTGCCCAATAACCCTGTCCCTGTTGATGCCATTCCCAATCTTGGGGATAATCAACAGATTGTTGCCACTGAATGGATGGGCAGGTCGCCAAAAGATATTCAGGAGCAAATAACCTACCCGCTTACCACTTCACTTTTGGGCATGCCCGGAGTGAAAACGATAAGGAGCACCTCTATGTTCGGGATGTCCTTTATCTATATCATCTTTGAAGAAAATGTAGAATTTTATTGGAGCCGTTCCCGTATTCTTGAAAAACTCAATTCCCTTCCGGCAGGAACTTTACCAACTGGTGTAACACCCACCTTGGGCCCTGATGCAACTGCACTTGGACAAGTATTTTGGTACACTTTAGAGGGCAGAAACCCAAAAACAGGCAAGCCAACCGGAGGATGGGATCCCGATGAACTAAGAACCATTCAGGATTTCTACGCCAAGTACAGCCTTTCGTCTGCTGAAGGCGTATCGGAAGTTGCTTCTATCGGTGGTTTTATCAAAGAATATCAGGTGGACATCAATCCCGATGCACTGCGGGCATACAACCTGACAATTATGGATGTGATGACCGCTATTCAGAAAAGCAATTTAGACATCGGTGCTGAAACGATAGAGGTAAACAAGGTTGAATATTTAGTGCGTGGATTGGGCTATATAAAAACGGTAGAAGAC
This region of Bacteroidota bacterium genomic DNA includes:
- a CDS encoding heavy metal translocating P-type ATPase encodes the protein MKKYTCPMHLQVIKDEPGKCPLCRMDLVPMGSSKNQSNIHHTHKEHSNHSHHSENGYNKHEGHHTSDFMKRFWISLILTIPILLLSEMIQLWIGFHISFSGDKYVLLTLGTAIYIYGGMPFLRGMIGEIKAKAIGMMTLVAIAISVAYIYSVAVVFGLQGMDFFWELATLIVIMLLGHWLEMRSQMAASKALQSLVALLPNDVTVERNGEAIRIKLEELKNGEKVIIKPGEKIPADGLVIEGFSSVNESMLTGESIPVKKEVDGKVIAGSINGDGALKIKTTGVGKDSYLNKVINLVQAAQEAKSNTQNLADKVAKWLTFIAIAIGISTFIYWYSSSGDIAFALERMVTVMVTACPHALGVAIPLVVAISTTLSATNGLLIRNRTAFETTRKLSTVIFDKTGTLTEGSHRVENIFPMTDKYSANEIIQYAAAIQQNSEHHIAKGVMQTLKEKNLTLWKSENFNYMQGIGVRGGVNGKEVVAAGPNYFKENNHTIPEIPKEINQHSETVNFVLIDNEIIGIITLADSIREGSQQAIDELRKMIIKSFLLTGDNEYIAKAVADKLGMDGYLANVLPHQKQEKVKEFQAKGEIVAMTGDGVNDAPALAQADVGIAVGSGTDVAAETADIILVNSNPEDVVKLIDFGKRTYKKMVQNLIWAVGYNIIAIPLAAGVLYPNFVLSPAMGAVLMSLSTIIVAFNATLLKLSKNKQH
- a CDS encoding transposase; this translates as MQGHKKFNPQLFYELSLDGLVPQDNFYRKVNRELEFGFLYSETKKYYGTEGQQSIDPVVFFKILLVGYLNNINSDRALLRYCSNCLDVRLFLGYDLNEELPWHSTISRTRQLLGEEVFLELFRKILSKCVEKGMVRGKRQAVDSAYIKANASMDSLVEKLVVSEVESEVLEDASALIKN
- a CDS encoding DUF3347 domain-containing protein, coding for MKNIKIQIIALVLIAATVVSCNNSSNKEDSAVDTTSVTSEKTEVRKDGIAPILSGYLALNNALASDDSKAAAEAGKRILDGLENVDMNSIAANKMKQFMELAADVKENAEHIRDNAGKIDHQREHLEFLSKDILDLITLFGAPQKLYQIHCPMASNEKGADWISDSKEVKNPYFGNAMLGCGEVVKEFDQL